Proteins encoded by one window of Cloeon dipterum chromosome 2, ieCloDipt1.1, whole genome shotgun sequence:
- the LOC135937649 gene encoding synaptic vesicle glycoprotein 2B isoform X1, which translates to MVNGCRLNNATTSSSNNGKSTDDTQKCPKHEIEVEVLVLGKDFNNQNQDVDFETAIEMTGYGRFHYFLLVVCGFVSTSEEMDVVSMSFILPSAQCDLKLNTYTKGWLNSIIFIGMMSGAYIWGSVADSLGRKKVLILISVMTGICILASGFSQSYSLFMFFRFLNGAALGGSGPVIWSYFAEFQPKKKRGSMLSFMAAFWTLGNLFVAGLAWIVIPSGIGYESPDFKLNSWRIYLLICSLPSFLVAMLLCFLPESPKFLLSRGEHDKAIEVFRHIYVMNTGSDASSYPVRTLEVAKKAIELKFNEEYASKNSCSGMLGDVMRNGKQLFTSPILKFTVISIVINFSFHIGYYGLMMWFPELFNRFNEYSQAHPGQPATICGVTEYVVNSGVNSENSATCSEKIAGSVFLESLITVAAAIPSNIFAVLGIDRLGRKFFLVFSTFTSGMCAIGLYFVHSSTTNLVVSAVFSSAISCGNAALDCLITEVFPTNLRATGVAVSMIAARLGGIIGNIVIATLLDLYCPAPTFIIAFLLIGGGLLCLFLPNTTRAPLA; encoded by the exons ATGGTAAACGGATGCCGGCTGAACAACGCAACAACGTCTTCTtcaaacaatggaaaatccacAG ATGACACTCAGAAATGCCCTAAACATGAAATTGAAGTGGAAGTTCTGG TTTTAGGAAAGGATTTCAACAATCAAAACCAGGATGTGGATTTTGAGACAGCCATCGAGATGACAG GATACGGCAGATTCCACTACTTCCTTTTGGTCGTGTGTGGTTTCGTGAGCACAAGCGAAGAAATGGACGTGGTGTCCATGTCGTTCATCCTGCCGTCGGCGCAGTGCGATTTAAAACTCAATACGTATACGAAAGGCTGGCTAAACAGCATCATCTTCATCG gaatGATGTCCGGCGCATACATCTGGGGTTCGGTGGCCGACTCGTTGGGGCGGAAAAAGGTGTTGATACTCATTTCGGTCATGACGGGCATATGCATCTTGGCCTCCGGCTTCAGCCAGAGCTACTCGCTCTTTATGTTTTTCCGCTTTCTCAACGGAGCAGC TTTAGGCGGCAGCGGCCCCGTTATTTGGTCCTACTTCGCCGAATTTCAGCCGAAGAAGAAACGCGGCTCAATGCTTAGTTTCATGGCTGCCTTTTGGACTCTGGGTAACCTTTTCGTGGCAG GTTTGGCGTGGATAGTGATACCCAGCGGGATAGGTTACGAGTCCCCTGACTTCAAGCTCAACTCGTGGCGAATCTATCTACTGATTTGCTCGCTGCCCAGTTTCTTGGTTGCAATGCTACTCTGCTTCCTACCAGAGAGCCCGAAGTTTCTTCTGAGCAGGGGCGAGCATGACAAGGCGATTGAGGTTTTCAGACACATTTACGTGATGAACACGGGAAGCGACGCTTCCTCTTATCCG GTGAGAACTTTGGAGGTAGCAAAAAAAGCAATCGAGCTCAAGTTCAATGAAGAATACGCGAGCAAAAACTCTTGCAGCGGCATGTTGGGCGACGTCATGAGAAACGGCAAACAGCTTTTTACGTCACCTATTCTCAAGTTTACGGTTATTTCTATTGTGATCAACTTTTCCTTTCATATTGG TTACTACGGACTGATGATGTGGTTCCCCGAGCTATTCAACCGCTTCAATGAATACAGTCAGGCGCACCCTGGCCAGCCGGCCACAATATGCGGCGTCACGGAATATGTGGTCAATTCGGGAGTCAACTCGGAAAACTCTGCAACCTGCTCGGAGAAGATCGCGGGCTCAGTATTCCTCGAATCACTCATCACGGTTGCGGCCGCTATTCCAAGCAACATTTTCGCGGTTCTGGGCATCGACAGATTAGGCAGAAAATTCTTCCTTG tTTTCAGTACTTTTACTTCGGGAATGTGCGCCATCGGGCTCTACTTTGTGCACAGTTCAACTACTAACCTAGTTGTCTCCGCTGTCTTTAGTAGCGCCATCAGCTGCGGAAATGCAGCCCTTGACTGTCTCATTACTGAGGTCTTTCCAACAAATTTGAg agCGACCGGAGTGGCAGTTTCAATGATAGCAGCGAGATTGGGAGGAATCATAGGAAATATTGTGATAGCCACGTTGCTTGACTTGTACTGTCCCGCTCCAACATTCATAATAGCATTCCTGCTCATAG GTGGTGGATTGTTGTGCCTCTTCCTGCCAAACACGACCAGGGCGCCACTAGCCTGA
- the LOC135937649 gene encoding synaptic vesicle glycoprotein 2B isoform X2, giving the protein MVNGCRLNNATTSSSNNGKSTDDTQKCPKHEIEVEVLGKDFNNQNQDVDFETAIEMTGYGRFHYFLLVVCGFVSTSEEMDVVSMSFILPSAQCDLKLNTYTKGWLNSIIFIGMMSGAYIWGSVADSLGRKKVLILISVMTGICILASGFSQSYSLFMFFRFLNGAALGGSGPVIWSYFAEFQPKKKRGSMLSFMAAFWTLGNLFVAGLAWIVIPSGIGYESPDFKLNSWRIYLLICSLPSFLVAMLLCFLPESPKFLLSRGEHDKAIEVFRHIYVMNTGSDASSYPVRTLEVAKKAIELKFNEEYASKNSCSGMLGDVMRNGKQLFTSPILKFTVISIVINFSFHIGYYGLMMWFPELFNRFNEYSQAHPGQPATICGVTEYVVNSGVNSENSATCSEKIAGSVFLESLITVAAAIPSNIFAVLGIDRLGRKFFLVFSTFTSGMCAIGLYFVHSSTTNLVVSAVFSSAISCGNAALDCLITEVFPTNLRATGVAVSMIAARLGGIIGNIVIATLLDLYCPAPTFIIAFLLIGGGLLCLFLPNTTRAPLA; this is encoded by the exons ATGGTAAACGGATGCCGGCTGAACAACGCAACAACGTCTTCTtcaaacaatggaaaatccacAG ATGACACTCAGAAATGCCCTAAACATGAAATTGAAGTGGAAGTTCTGG GAAAGGATTTCAACAATCAAAACCAGGATGTGGATTTTGAGACAGCCATCGAGATGACAG GATACGGCAGATTCCACTACTTCCTTTTGGTCGTGTGTGGTTTCGTGAGCACAAGCGAAGAAATGGACGTGGTGTCCATGTCGTTCATCCTGCCGTCGGCGCAGTGCGATTTAAAACTCAATACGTATACGAAAGGCTGGCTAAACAGCATCATCTTCATCG gaatGATGTCCGGCGCATACATCTGGGGTTCGGTGGCCGACTCGTTGGGGCGGAAAAAGGTGTTGATACTCATTTCGGTCATGACGGGCATATGCATCTTGGCCTCCGGCTTCAGCCAGAGCTACTCGCTCTTTATGTTTTTCCGCTTTCTCAACGGAGCAGC TTTAGGCGGCAGCGGCCCCGTTATTTGGTCCTACTTCGCCGAATTTCAGCCGAAGAAGAAACGCGGCTCAATGCTTAGTTTCATGGCTGCCTTTTGGACTCTGGGTAACCTTTTCGTGGCAG GTTTGGCGTGGATAGTGATACCCAGCGGGATAGGTTACGAGTCCCCTGACTTCAAGCTCAACTCGTGGCGAATCTATCTACTGATTTGCTCGCTGCCCAGTTTCTTGGTTGCAATGCTACTCTGCTTCCTACCAGAGAGCCCGAAGTTTCTTCTGAGCAGGGGCGAGCATGACAAGGCGATTGAGGTTTTCAGACACATTTACGTGATGAACACGGGAAGCGACGCTTCCTCTTATCCG GTGAGAACTTTGGAGGTAGCAAAAAAAGCAATCGAGCTCAAGTTCAATGAAGAATACGCGAGCAAAAACTCTTGCAGCGGCATGTTGGGCGACGTCATGAGAAACGGCAAACAGCTTTTTACGTCACCTATTCTCAAGTTTACGGTTATTTCTATTGTGATCAACTTTTCCTTTCATATTGG TTACTACGGACTGATGATGTGGTTCCCCGAGCTATTCAACCGCTTCAATGAATACAGTCAGGCGCACCCTGGCCAGCCGGCCACAATATGCGGCGTCACGGAATATGTGGTCAATTCGGGAGTCAACTCGGAAAACTCTGCAACCTGCTCGGAGAAGATCGCGGGCTCAGTATTCCTCGAATCACTCATCACGGTTGCGGCCGCTATTCCAAGCAACATTTTCGCGGTTCTGGGCATCGACAGATTAGGCAGAAAATTCTTCCTTG tTTTCAGTACTTTTACTTCGGGAATGTGCGCCATCGGGCTCTACTTTGTGCACAGTTCAACTACTAACCTAGTTGTCTCCGCTGTCTTTAGTAGCGCCATCAGCTGCGGAAATGCAGCCCTTGACTGTCTCATTACTGAGGTCTTTCCAACAAATTTGAg agCGACCGGAGTGGCAGTTTCAATGATAGCAGCGAGATTGGGAGGAATCATAGGAAATATTGTGATAGCCACGTTGCTTGACTTGTACTGTCCCGCTCCAACATTCATAATAGCATTCCTGCTCATAG GTGGTGGATTGTTGTGCCTCTTCCTGCCAAACACGACCAGGGCGCCACTAGCCTGA
- the RpL17 gene encoding large ribosomal subunit protein uL22 — MGRYAREADNPNKSCKARGSNLRVHFKNTRETAQAIKKMPLRRAFKYLKNVVGKKECVPFRRFNGGVGRCAQAKQWGTTQGRWPKKSAEFLLQMLKNAESNADYKGLDVDRLVIEHIQVNRAPCLRRRTYRAHGRINPYMSSPCHIEVILTEAEEAVAKASEEEPTKKKVSKKKLARQKEKMMRE; from the exons ATGGGTCGATACGCTCGTGAAGCCGATAACCCCAACAAATCATGCAAAGCACGAGGCTCAAATCTCCGTGTTCATTTTAAG AACACGAGGGAAACGGCTCAGGCTATTAAGAAGATGCCCCTGAGGAGAGCCTTCAAATACCTGAAGAACGTTGTTGGCAAGAAGGAGTGCGTGCCCTTCCGCAGGTTTAACGGCGGCGTTGGTCGCTGTGCGCAAGCCAAGCAGTGGGGCACCACTCAGGGCCGGTGGCCAAAGAAGTCTGCTGAGTTCCTTCTGCAGATGCTGAAGAATGCCGAGTCCAACGCTGACTACAAGGGTCTTGATGTTGATAGGCTAGTTATTGAACACATCCAGGTCAACAGGGCGCCCTGCCTGCGAAGGAGAACTTACAGAGCTCACGGCAGAATCAACC CTTACATGAGCAGCCCATGCCACATTGAGGTGATTCTGACTGAAGCTGAGGAGGCTGTCGCCAAGGCGTCCGAGGAGGAACCAACCAAGAAGAAGGTTTCCAAGAAGAAGCTGGCCCGCCAAAAGGAAAAGATGATGCGCGAATAA
- the LOC135937655 gene encoding alpha-ketoglutarate dehydrogenase component 4 — translation MSSFSALFRREMMTNVVFRAWQAVRPHVPLIKFRNGSAPVDNVRVVAAAAASAPSSSGKASFKPVQKGPIIEDWQLPYRYRRQQLSQQEVDFINRGGPE, via the exons ATGTCGTCTTTTTCGGCACTTTTCCGACGAGAAATGATGACCAATGTGGTTTTCCGTGCATGGCAG GCGGTCAGGCCGCATGTTCCGCTCATCAAGTTCCGCAATGGCAGTGCTCCTG ttgATAACGTGAGAGTGGTTGCagccgctgctgcttctgcacCGTCCTCTTCTGGAAAAGCTAGCTTCAAGCCTGTCCAGAAGGGTCCCATCATCGAAGACTGGCAGCTGCCCTACCGCTACAGAAGACAACAGCTGAGCCAGCAAGAAGTAGACTTCATTAAT cgcGGTGGACCCGAATAA
- the Vlet gene encoding uncharacterized protein Vlet: MFSVSSSFRDNRIGIINSVDSSKFPLLVTRLAHGMQVSEKTEVFSQDELIKLESSLGLEEKDLKILLDSINLILTQAALTGSNSESLKEQLEAAGVENEKSAAIIEVWQNSGKQIIESLKLRLSKPQQLDDIHWSLGASISSKSQAEQKSPHAILQFTMKNQKDSEAITVQMNHEQLFSLHQSLQSIQDKLDSLK; encoded by the exons GAGTTCTAG ttTCAGAGATAACAGGAttggaataataaattcgGTAGACAGCAGCAAATTTCCACTGCTTGTCACTCGGCTAGCCCATGGGATGCAAGTTTCAGAAAAAACCGAAGTGTTCTCCCAAGATGAGCTAATTAAATTGGAGTCATCGCTAGGACTCGAGGAAAAAGATCTGAAAATTCTTCTGGacagcataaatttaattctaactcag gctGCCTTGACCGGTTCAAATTCTGAGTCTCTGAAGGAACAGCTTGAAGCTGCTGGagtggaaaatgaaaagtcaGCAGCCATCATTGAAGTGTGGCAAAATTCAGGAAAGCAGATCATTGAGAGTTTAAAACTGAGACTGTCCAAGCCCCAGCAGCTGGACGACATACACTGGTCCCTTGGAGCAAGCATATCTTCCAAGAGCCAAGCGGAGCAAAAGTCTCCTCACGCAATTTTGCAGTTCacgatgaaaaatcaaaaggatTCTGAAGCAATCACAGTTCAAATGAACCATGAACAACTATTCAGCCTGCATCAAAGCTTGCAAAGTATCCAAGACAAGCTGGACTCTTTGAAGTGA